In the genome of Solibacillus silvestris, one region contains:
- a CDS encoding multidrug ABC transporter ATP-binding protein — MIVLQVNQLYKSFITDEILSGVKLEVQHRDRVALVGRNGAGKSTLLKIIAGQMSYDSGEIIIPKDIQVGYLEQHAGIDSELSIWDEMMTIFANLQNQEQTLRQLEQQMADPAIYEDSEQYARIMAEYDQLQHDFKDAGGYQYEADTRSVLHGMQFFPEDYQKPIRSLSGGQRTRLALAKLLLSKPDLLILDEPTNHLDIETLSWLEGYLKGYDGAILIVSHDRYFLDQVVSIVYEVSRTKVSKYAGNYSAYLDEKAKNYERDLKMYERQMDEKAKLETFIQKNLARASTTKMAQSRRKVLEKTSWMESPDGDEKSANFGFTIERQSGNDVLSVDDLTIGFTNKAISENIGMRVFREDRIALVGPNGVGKSTLLKTIVQDIEALAGDIRYGTNVQIGYYDQEQAKLHSNKPVLNELWDEWPLLNEKDIRNILGRFLFSGDDVSKTVSSLSGGEKARLALAKLMMQKSNFLVLDEPTNHLDLDSKEILENALIDYPGTLLFVSHDRYFINRIATKVVELSSTGSFEYLGDYDYYVEKKEELEELAAMKAAAIEKNTTESTVQSKSTSMIDKDAKKRERQIRRAIEDIEKQMGALDEKIAVFEEQLCDPAIFSDHEKTLSIQSELNDLKEQHETFEMEWLELNEELEQL, encoded by the coding sequence ATGATTGTCTTACAAGTAAATCAATTATATAAATCCTTTATTACAGATGAAATATTAAGCGGTGTAAAATTAGAAGTTCAGCACCGTGATCGTGTGGCATTAGTAGGGCGAAACGGTGCCGGCAAGTCCACATTATTAAAAATAATTGCCGGACAAATGAGCTACGACTCTGGTGAAATTATTATTCCAAAAGATATTCAAGTCGGCTATTTGGAGCAGCATGCAGGTATCGACTCTGAACTTTCAATTTGGGACGAAATGATGACAATTTTCGCAAACTTGCAAAACCAGGAACAAACGCTGCGTCAACTTGAACAGCAAATGGCCGATCCTGCCATTTATGAAGATAGCGAACAATATGCACGTATCATGGCAGAGTATGACCAGTTGCAGCATGATTTCAAAGATGCAGGCGGTTATCAGTATGAAGCCGATACCCGTTCTGTTTTGCATGGTATGCAATTTTTCCCTGAAGATTATCAAAAGCCGATTCGTTCTCTATCCGGGGGACAACGGACACGACTGGCCCTCGCAAAGCTTCTTTTGTCAAAGCCCGACCTCCTTATTTTAGATGAGCCGACCAACCATCTTGATATTGAAACACTGTCATGGCTGGAAGGCTATTTAAAAGGTTATGATGGAGCTATTTTAATCGTCTCACATGACCGTTATTTCCTAGATCAGGTCGTGTCGATCGTTTATGAAGTATCCAGAACAAAAGTGTCGAAATATGCAGGGAACTACAGTGCTTATCTAGATGAAAAGGCGAAGAACTATGAACGTGATTTAAAAATGTATGAACGTCAAATGGATGAAAAAGCCAAGCTCGAAACTTTTATTCAAAAAAACCTTGCCCGGGCTTCAACTACAAAGATGGCACAGTCACGTCGCAAAGTGTTGGAAAAGACTAGTTGGATGGAATCTCCTGATGGCGATGAAAAAAGTGCCAACTTCGGCTTTACAATTGAGCGCCAAAGCGGAAATGATGTACTGTCGGTGGATGATTTAACAATTGGGTTCACGAACAAGGCGATTTCCGAAAATATTGGAATGCGTGTCTTTAGAGAAGACCGTATTGCACTTGTCGGTCCAAACGGTGTTGGGAAATCTACTTTATTGAAAACAATCGTTCAAGATATCGAGGCACTTGCCGGAGATATCCGTTACGGTACGAATGTGCAAATTGGCTACTATGACCAGGAACAGGCGAAACTTCATTCAAATAAACCTGTTCTTAATGAACTTTGGGATGAATGGCCGTTATTAAATGAAAAGGATATCCGCAACATCTTAGGCCGCTTCCTTTTTAGCGGGGATGATGTGTCAAAAACAGTGAGCTCCCTATCTGGTGGAGAAAAAGCACGTCTTGCACTTGCAAAATTAATGATGCAAAAATCAAATTTCCTAGTACTTGATGAGCCGACGAACCATTTAGACTTGGATAGTAAAGAAATATTGGAAAATGCTTTAATTGATTATCCTGGAACGTTGCTATTCGTTTCACATGACCGTTATTTCATTAATCGTATTGCCACTAAAGTTGTTGAACTATCAAGCACGGGTTCGTTCGAATATTTAGGTGACTATGATTATTATGTTGAAAAGAAAGAGGAACTTGAAGAATTAGCTGCAATGAAAGCAGCAGCCATTGAAAAAAATACGACTGAATCGACCGTTCAATCAAAGTCTACATCGATGATTGATAAGGACGCGAAAAAAAGAGAACGTCAAATTCGTCGTGCTATTGAAGATATTGAAAAGCAGATGGGGGCTTTAGATGAAAAAATCGCCGTCTTTGAAGAACAACTTTGTGATCCTGCCATTTTTTCAGATCATGAAAAGACATTATCGATTCAATCTGAGCTGAATGATTTGAAAGAACAGCATGAAACATTTGAAATGGAATGGCTTGAACTAAACGAAGAGCTCGAACAGCTATAA
- a CDS encoding N(6)-L-threonylcarbamoyladenine synthase TsaD has translation MDNYILAIETSCDETAAAIIKNGTEIISNVVSSQIESHKRFGGVVPEIASRHHVEQMTIVLEEALKQANMEPKDLTAVAVTEGPGLVGALLIGINAAKAFAFVHGLPLIGTHHIAGHIYANNLVQPMEFPLLALVVSGGHTELVLMCEHGSFEVIGETRDDAAGEAYDKVARVLNMPYPGGPHIDRLAHEATEAVPFPRVWLEEDSYDFSFSGLKSAVINYKHNMDQRGEEIIAEHVAKGFQDSVVEVLTGKTVRAAREFQVKQVIAAGGVSANKGLRTALEKAFKEEGIPFYVPPLKLCTDNAAMIGAAAYEMYEAGIRGNLAMNGRPGMELMSWK, from the coding sequence ATGGATAACTATATATTAGCAATTGAAACAAGTTGTGATGAAACAGCAGCCGCCATCATTAAAAATGGCACGGAGATTATTTCGAATGTAGTATCATCGCAAATTGAGAGTCATAAGCGTTTTGGCGGGGTTGTCCCGGAAATCGCATCACGTCATCATGTTGAACAAATGACGATTGTTTTAGAAGAAGCATTAAAACAGGCAAATATGGAACCGAAAGATTTAACCGCTGTTGCCGTAACAGAAGGGCCGGGGTTAGTCGGTGCATTGTTAATCGGTATTAATGCGGCTAAGGCTTTCGCTTTTGTACACGGATTGCCATTGATCGGGACACATCATATTGCCGGGCATATTTATGCGAACAATCTAGTACAGCCAATGGAATTTCCGCTGTTGGCACTCGTTGTATCAGGTGGACATACAGAGCTTGTCCTAATGTGTGAACATGGTTCTTTTGAAGTTATTGGTGAAACACGTGATGATGCGGCAGGTGAAGCATATGACAAAGTAGCCCGTGTCTTGAATATGCCATATCCAGGTGGTCCTCATATTGATCGTCTTGCCCATGAAGCAACAGAAGCCGTGCCTTTCCCTCGTGTATGGTTGGAGGAGGATTCATACGACTTTAGCTTCAGTGGCTTAAAATCTGCAGTGATTAACTATAAACACAATATGGATCAGCGCGGTGAAGAGATTATTGCCGAGCATGTTGCAAAAGGCTTCCAAGACAGTGTAGTGGAAGTATTGACGGGTAAAACAGTACGAGCAGCACGTGAGTTTCAGGTAAAACAAGTAATTGCAGCTGGCGGTGTATCAGCGAATAAAGGATTACGGACAGCATTGGAAAAAGCCTTTAAAGAAGAAGGTATTCCATTTTATGTGCCACCTTTAAAATTATGTACAGATAATGCTGCAATGATTGGTGCAGCTGCGTATGAAATGTATGAAGCAGGGATTCGTGGGAATTTAGCAATGAATGGGCGACCTGGGATGGAGCTCATGAGCTGGAAATAG
- a CDS encoding ribosomal-protein-alanine N-acetyltransferase RimI — MVRYRRMTIDDVQAVHKIELASFPTPWTLDSFYYEMTENQYAHYLVAEDETGEIIGFCGIWLVIDAAQITNVAVVKSVRGQGIGETLMREAMRVAKEANMDVMSLEVRVTNTVAQNLYRKLGFLDGGLRKGYYTDNQEDALVMWVNL; from the coding sequence ATGGTACGGTATCGTAGAATGACAATAGATGATGTTCAGGCCGTTCATAAAATTGAGCTCGCATCATTTCCTACACCATGGACATTGGATTCGTTTTATTACGAAATGACGGAAAACCAGTATGCACATTATTTAGTCGCTGAAGACGAAACAGGTGAAATTATCGGCTTCTGTGGAATTTGGCTTGTTATTGATGCAGCACAAATTACAAATGTAGCGGTTGTAAAGTCTGTACGTGGTCAAGGCATTGGTGAAACACTTATGCGTGAAGCGATGCGAGTAGCGAAAGAAGCTAATATGGATGTCATGAGTTTAGAAGTACGTGTAACGAATACTGTTGCACAAAATTTATATCGCAAACTTGGTTTCCTAGACGGAGGTCTTCGTAAAGGCTACTATACGGATAACCAGGAAGATGCGTTAGTAATGTGGGTGAATTTATAA
- a CDS encoding tRNA threonylcarbamoyladenosine biosynthesis protein TsaB — MIWLGIETANAPLSVAIVQDNKVIAEVVQNIKLTHSVGAMPAIEEVMNKAGITPVQIDAIAVSEGPGSYTGVRIGVTLAKTLAWSLQKPLVGVSSLKALAANARTANYAICSIIDARRQNVYAGIYKADTMEPIIEDHHDHIDGLLQKLQQLQQPIFFVGTDVDLYMGKIQQVLGDFAIRAPFTMDLPRASELIALAQQMPLPTIEAVHAFVPQYRRIAEAEANWIKEQKKEQL; from the coding sequence ATGATTTGGTTAGGAATAGAGACAGCAAATGCACCGCTTTCTGTCGCCATAGTACAAGATAATAAAGTAATTGCAGAAGTCGTGCAAAATATAAAATTAACACATTCGGTTGGTGCCATGCCGGCAATTGAAGAAGTAATGAACAAGGCAGGCATTACACCGGTACAGATTGATGCGATTGCCGTTTCTGAAGGTCCCGGCTCTTATACAGGAGTGCGTATTGGTGTCACTCTTGCCAAAACTTTGGCATGGTCACTGCAAAAGCCATTGGTAGGCGTATCAAGCTTGAAAGCATTGGCTGCGAATGCCCGTACTGCTAATTATGCAATCTGTTCAATAATCGATGCCCGTCGTCAAAATGTATATGCCGGTATATATAAAGCAGATACTATGGAACCGATTATTGAAGATCACCATGATCATATAGACGGATTATTACAGAAGCTTCAGCAATTACAACAGCCAATATTCTTTGTCGGAACAGATGTCGATTTGTACATGGGAAAAATTCAGCAAGTATTAGGTGATTTCGCTATCCGTGCTCCATTTACGATGGATTTACCGCGTGCGTCCGAATTAATTGCTTTGGCACAACAAATGCCATTACCGACAATTGAGGCTGTTCATGCTTTTGTTCCCCAATATCGCCGTATTGCAGAAGCAGAAGCGAATTGGATAAAGGAACAGAAAAAGGAGCAACTTTAA
- a CDS encoding tRNA threonylcarbamoyladenosine biosynthesis protein TsaE: MIFEKDINTLEETQALAMRLAELVEPQYTITLEGDLGAGKTTFTQSFAKGLGVKRTVNSPTFTIMKQYVGRIPLNHLDVYRLEDSDEDLGWEEIFYGDAVTVVEWAHLIQEDLPEERLAIEIIRIDETKRKFVLKPIGEKYVRLCKELLK; encoded by the coding sequence ATGATATTTGAAAAAGATATAAATACGCTGGAAGAAACGCAAGCACTTGCGATGAGACTGGCAGAATTAGTCGAGCCACAATATACGATTACACTTGAAGGTGATTTAGGGGCGGGCAAAACGACATTTACACAGAGCTTTGCAAAAGGGCTTGGAGTAAAACGAACGGTCAATAGCCCGACATTTACGATTATGAAGCAATATGTAGGACGTATTCCGCTTAATCACCTGGATGTATATCGTCTGGAAGATAGCGATGAAGATTTAGGCTGGGAAGAAATTTTTTATGGGGATGCTGTAACAGTTGTGGAATGGGCACATCTTATTCAGGAAGATTTGCCTGAAGAGCGTTTAGCAATTGAAATTATACGCATCGACGAAACGAAACGTAAATTTGTATTGAAACCGATAGGCGAAAAATATGTTCGTCTTTGTAAGGAGTTATTAAAATGA